A single region of the Erythrobacter sp. HL-111 genome encodes:
- a CDS encoding MBOAT family protein, whose protein sequence is MLFSTGTFWLFFPAVLALLAANRLVLRSVAGQNAILLAASYVFYGWWDWRFLGLIALSTLIDYLAALGMERAGDGPARRRWLHLSILANLSILGFFKYFGFFSEELRAALTAAQVNADWGTLDIVLPVGISFYTLQTLSYSIDVYKRRAPAERDLLRYAVYVAFFPQLVAGPIERARALIPQFARLAPWGWEAAYTGVRLVIAGLFLKVVIADNLAPYVDAIWADAGTLDGGALLLGMLYFAIQIYADFAGYSSIAIGLAAIMGFRLSTNFATPFLASSISALWRGWNITLTMFFRDYVYAEMRPQAKGAPRSEARIAFATIATFFVSGLWHGANWTFIAWGTIHGVLLAAERQWRRFTSLPDTRAVKLAGWAYAFGTFFLLAPFFRSPDIGHALAMYSRAVAEFGLPETQRFGLVFVALSFAVDLLWRGQTRLEQGLRLEWLGRAMARGRGREIAETVLFAGALILVLVNAATRPEPNAFIYFQF, encoded by the coding sequence ATGCTTTTCTCGACCGGCACATTCTGGCTGTTCTTCCCGGCGGTGCTCGCGCTGCTCGCCGCGAACCGGCTCGTGCTGCGCTCGGTCGCGGGGCAGAACGCCATCCTGCTGGCTGCGAGCTATGTCTTCTACGGCTGGTGGGACTGGCGCTTTCTCGGCCTCATCGCGCTCAGCACGCTGATCGACTATCTCGCGGCGCTCGGCATGGAGCGTGCCGGGGATGGCCCCGCGCGGCGGCGCTGGCTGCACCTGTCGATCCTCGCCAACCTCTCGATCCTCGGCTTCTTCAAGTATTTCGGCTTCTTCTCGGAGGAACTGCGCGCCGCGCTCACCGCCGCGCAGGTCAACGCAGACTGGGGCACGCTCGACATCGTGCTGCCGGTCGGCATCTCCTTCTACACGCTGCAGACGCTGAGCTATTCGATCGACGTCTACAAACGCCGCGCGCCGGCCGAACGCGACCTGCTGCGCTACGCGGTCTACGTCGCCTTCTTCCCGCAGCTCGTCGCCGGTCCGATCGAGCGGGCGCGCGCGCTCATCCCCCAGTTCGCGCGGCTCGCCCCGTGGGGCTGGGAAGCGGCCTATACCGGCGTGCGGCTGGTCATCGCGGGGCTGTTCCTCAAGGTGGTGATCGCCGACAACCTCGCGCCCTATGTCGATGCCATCTGGGCCGATGCCGGCACGCTCGACGGGGGGGCGCTGCTGCTCGGGATGCTCTATTTCGCGATCCAGATCTATGCCGATTTCGCGGGCTATTCCTCGATCGCGATCGGGCTGGCGGCGATCATGGGGTTTCGCCTGTCGACCAATTTCGCAACGCCCTTCCTCGCCAGTTCGATCAGCGCGCTGTGGCGCGGGTGGAACATCACGCTCACCATGTTCTTCCGCGACTATGTCTATGCCGAAATGCGCCCGCAGGCGAAGGGCGCGCCCCGCAGCGAGGCGCGGATCGCCTTCGCCACGATCGCGACCTTCTTCGTCAGCGGGCTGTGGCACGGGGCGAACTGGACCTTCATCGCGTGGGGCACGATCCACGGCGTCCTGCTCGCGGCGGAGCGGCAATGGCGGCGCTTCACCTCGCTCCCCGATACGCGCGCGGTGAAGCTCGCCGGGTGGGCCTATGCCTTCGGGACCTTCTTCCTCCTCGCGCCCTTCTTCCGCAGCCCCGACATCGGCCACGCCCTTGCCATGTATTCGCGGGCCGTCGCCGAGTTCGGCCTGCCCGAAACGCAGCGCTTCGGGCTGGTCTTCGTCGCCCTGTCCTTCGCGGTGGATTTGCTGTGGCGCGGGCAGACCCGGCTCGAACAGGGGCTGCGGCTCGAATGGCTCGGGCGCGCGATGGCGCGCGGCCGGGGGAGGGAAATCGCCGAAACGGTGCTATTTGCGGGCGCCCTGATCCTCGTGCTCGTCAACGCGGCGACAAGGCCGGAGCCCAATGCCTTCATCTACTTCCAGTTCTGA
- the pseI gene encoding pseudaminic acid synthase, whose product MTRTHFAIAGRPIGPGHRPYIIAEMSGNHNRSLDRALDIVSAAAESGADAVKLQTYTADTMTLDCDTPDFLIDDPNSLWNGRRLHELYVEAHTPWDWHAPIMDHAAKLGIHCFSTPFDASAVDFLEGLEVPAYKIASFEMTDLPLVRRVAETGKPMILSTGMASVTEIGAALDTCRAAGNEQVCILKCTSTYPATPENTNIRTIPNMAETFGCAVGLSDHTMGTGVAVGAVALGAVLVEKHFTLARADGGVDSAFSLEPRELAALREETERAWLALGQVTYGGTDAEEGSRQFRRSLYVAEDMAQGDVFTPENLRSVRPGFGLEPRHLDVLMGKRVNRALAKGTPVSWDMIA is encoded by the coding sequence ATGACCCGGACCCACTTCGCCATCGCCGGTCGCCCGATCGGGCCCGGGCACCGCCCCTACATCATCGCCGAGATGAGCGGGAACCATAACCGCTCGCTCGACCGCGCGCTCGATATCGTCAGCGCCGCGGCCGAAAGCGGTGCGGATGCGGTGAAGCTGCAGACCTACACCGCCGACACGATGACGCTGGACTGCGACACGCCCGATTTCCTGATCGACGACCCGAATTCGCTCTGGAACGGGCGGCGGCTGCACGAACTCTATGTCGAGGCGCACACCCCGTGGGACTGGCACGCACCGATCATGGACCACGCCGCGAAGCTCGGCATCCACTGTTTCTCCACGCCCTTCGATGCGAGCGCGGTCGATTTCCTCGAAGGGCTGGAGGTTCCCGCCTACAAGATCGCCAGCTTCGAGATGACCGACCTGCCGCTGGTCCGACGGGTAGCCGAAACGGGCAAGCCGATGATCCTCTCGACCGGCATGGCGAGCGTGACCGAGATCGGGGCCGCGCTCGACACGTGCCGCGCGGCCGGCAACGAGCAGGTCTGCATCCTGAAATGCACCAGCACCTATCCCGCCACTCCCGAGAACACGAATATCCGCACGATCCCGAACATGGCGGAAACCTTCGGCTGCGCGGTCGGCCTGTCGGACCACACCATGGGCACGGGCGTCGCGGTCGGCGCGGTGGCGCTGGGCGCGGTGCTGGTCGAGAAGCATTTCACGCTGGCGCGCGCGGATGGCGGGGTCGACAGCGCCTTCAGCCTCGAACCGCGCGAACTCGCCGCCCTGCGCGAGGAGACCGAGCGCGCCTGGCTCGCGCTCGGGCAGGTGACCTATGGCGGGACCGATGCCGAGGAAGGCTCGCGCCAGTTCCGCCGCTCGCTCTACGTGGCCGAAGACATGGCGCAAGGCGACGTCTTCACGCCGGAGAACCTGCGTTCGGTCCGGCCCGGCTTCGGGCTCGAGCCGAGGCATCTCGACGTGCTGATGGGCAAGCGGGTGAACCGCGCCCTTGCCAAGGGCACCCCGGTGAGCTGGGACATGATCGCGTGA
- a CDS encoding PIG-L deacetylase family protein yields the protein MTTLVIAAHPDDEILGCGGFTAKLSAAGETVHHLILAEGATSRDAARDAAGRGEELSELARCARAAGEIVGAASVSLEAFPDNRMDGVDLLDVVKVIERHIAERAPTRVLTHAMSDVNIDHRIVHDAVIAATRPQPGNRIRELLFFEIMSSSEWRPPASLAPFAPDYFVDISARLDAKLAALRAYAPEMRDWPHPRSVRALDHLARLRGASIGVEAAEAFMVGRICA from the coding sequence ATGACGACCCTGGTCATAGCGGCCCATCCCGATGACGAGATTCTCGGCTGCGGGGGTTTCACCGCCAAGCTGTCCGCCGCTGGCGAGACGGTGCATCACCTGATCCTTGCCGAAGGCGCGACCAGCCGCGACGCGGCGCGCGATGCCGCGGGCCGGGGGGAGGAATTGTCCGAACTCGCGCGCTGCGCCCGGGCCGCGGGGGAGATCGTCGGCGCCGCCTCGGTCAGTCTCGAGGCCTTCCCCGACAACCGCATGGACGGCGTCGACCTGCTCGACGTGGTCAAGGTGATCGAGCGGCACATCGCCGAACGCGCCCCGACCCGGGTGCTGACCCACGCCATGAGCGACGTGAACATCGACCACCGCATCGTCCACGATGCCGTGATCGCCGCCACCCGGCCGCAGCCGGGCAATCGCATCCGCGAACTGCTCTTCTTCGAAATCATGTCGAGCAGCGAGTGGCGCCCGCCCGCCTCGCTCGCGCCCTTCGCGCCCGATTACTTCGTCGACATTTCCGCCCGGCTCGACGCGAAACTCGCGGCGCTGCGCGCCTATGCCCCCGAAATGCGCGACTGGCCGCACCCCCGGTCGGTGCGCGCGCTCGACCATCTCGCCCGCCTGCGCGGGGCGAGCATCGGAGTCGAAGCGGCCGAGGCCTTCATGGTCGGGCGGATCTGCGCGTGA
- a CDS encoding Gfo/Idh/MocA family protein, giving the protein MSEAPSAPVPAAVIGCGRMGAFPSDRMRDHAPAAWFPLSHAEAIRATPGVTLAALCDRSPEALRRAADRYGVADCFTDHRDLPEGRVPLLAAIATRTPGRAGCMIDLAGRGTRAFHIEKPVCNSMAELERLQTLFDRGDVFVTLGALRRHFPIYRAARDHAAGGTLGTMLETQVELGRGQLFWAHPHSVDLLLFAAQGRAVRSVGARFDGVERKGARILNDPVVVDAVIEFEGGLVGRIGRMPGNDWRLGCERGKVEVLGNGAALRVARAEGDGFRLRESEEAIPPPGEAGGSAFAIRMLVACLAGNEAARAANAELKRDVATGQRVLFAMAQSHLEGGRPVTLSEIDPDLVIEGRTGELVA; this is encoded by the coding sequence GTGAGCGAGGCGCCGTCCGCGCCGGTTCCCGCCGCGGTCATCGGCTGCGGGCGCATGGGGGCCTTCCCGTCCGACAGGATGCGCGACCACGCGCCGGCGGCCTGGTTTCCGCTTTCCCATGCCGAAGCCATTCGCGCGACGCCCGGCGTGACGCTCGCCGCGCTGTGCGACCGCTCGCCGGAGGCGCTGCGGCGCGCGGCGGATCGCTACGGCGTGGCCGACTGCTTCACCGATCACCGCGATCTGCCGGAAGGCCGGGTCCCGCTCCTCGCCGCCATCGCGACCCGCACGCCGGGCCGGGCCGGGTGCATGATCGATCTTGCCGGGCGGGGGACGCGCGCCTTCCACATCGAAAAGCCGGTCTGCAATTCCATGGCCGAACTGGAGCGGCTGCAGACCCTGTTCGACCGCGGCGATGTCTTCGTCACGCTGGGCGCCCTCAGGAGGCACTTTCCGATCTACCGCGCCGCGCGCGATCACGCGGCGGGCGGCACGCTCGGCACGATGCTCGAAACGCAGGTGGAACTGGGGCGAGGCCAGCTTTTCTGGGCCCATCCGCACTCGGTCGACCTGCTGCTGTTCGCCGCGCAGGGCCGCGCGGTGCGCTCGGTCGGTGCCCGGTTCGACGGGGTCGAACGAAAGGGCGCGCGCATCCTCAACGACCCGGTCGTCGTCGATGCCGTGATCGAGTTCGAGGGCGGGCTGGTCGGACGGATCGGCCGGATGCCCGGCAATGACTGGCGCCTCGGCTGCGAGCGGGGCAAGGTCGAGGTGCTGGGCAACGGCGCCGCCCTGCGCGTCGCGCGGGCCGAGGGCGACGGCTTTCGGCTGCGCGAGAGCGAAGAGGCGATCCCGCCGCCCGGCGAAGCGGGCGGATCGGCCTTCGCCATCCGGATGCTCGTCGCCTGCCTCGCCGGGAACGAGGCGGCCCGCGCCGCCAATGCCGAGCTGAAGCGCGATGTGGCGACCGGTCAGCGCGTCCTTTTCGCGATGGCCCAGTCGCATCTCGAGGGAGGCCGCCCCGTCACCCTTTCGGAAATCGATCCCGACCTCGTCATCGAAGGGCGCACCGGGGAGCTCGTCGCATGA
- the pseG gene encoding UDP-2,4-diacetamido-2,4,6-trideoxy-beta-L-altropyranose hydrolase, which yields MRVAIRVDASQRIGTGHLRRCLALARALADCGAEVRFVTRALGLDSVGMIGAAGFARTALLGPPGPVFAPDPAIPHAAWGEVPQQRDVEETVAALADFTPALTVVDSYALDARWHEAVAAQLGCRIAAIDDLADRALACEVLVDHTFAAGHRAKYAAVLPASARLLGGPRFALLGPAYAAAPRYEFGPEVRSIGVFMGGTDPDGFSARVLDALDLAGFAGEVEVVATSANPGLAGLRERVAARPRTTLAVDLPDLAAFFARHDLQIGAGGGASWERCCIGVPTLLVVIAPNQLAVAPLLAEAGIAEFAPDPAPAALAEKLAGLIADSPRRAALAEASRRLVDGRGAERVALALLAPTLAVREARAEDACLLFGWRNAPANRRRMREQGAIAWPDHVAWLDRVLADAARRLYVGEIGGRPVGAIRFDDLDKDGSEVSLHLDPAFAGLGLGPHLLAAGETAADPDCVTAEVLADNAPSQALFERAGYRRLGPTRFEKRRRPAAGRATA from the coding sequence ATGCGTGTCGCCATCCGCGTCGATGCCTCGCAGCGCATCGGGACCGGCCACCTGCGCCGCTGCCTCGCGCTCGCCCGCGCGCTGGCGGATTGCGGGGCCGAGGTGCGCTTCGTGACCCGCGCGCTCGGCCTCGACAGCGTCGGCATGATCGGCGCGGCGGGCTTCGCGCGGACGGCCCTGCTCGGCCCGCCGGGACCCGTCTTCGCCCCCGACCCAGCGATCCCCCATGCCGCCTGGGGCGAAGTGCCGCAGCAGCGCGACGTCGAGGAGACGGTCGCGGCGCTGGCGGATTTCACGCCCGCGCTGACCGTGGTCGACAGCTACGCGCTCGATGCGCGCTGGCACGAGGCGGTCGCGGCGCAGCTCGGCTGCCGGATCGCGGCGATCGACGACCTCGCCGACCGCGCGCTTGCCTGCGAGGTGCTGGTCGACCACACCTTCGCGGCCGGTCACCGCGCCAAATACGCCGCCGTGCTCCCCGCCTCCGCACGGCTGCTCGGCGGTCCGCGCTTCGCCCTGCTCGGCCCTGCCTATGCCGCCGCCCCGCGCTACGAGTTCGGGCCCGAGGTGCGATCGATCGGCGTGTTCATGGGCGGGACCGATCCGGACGGGTTTTCCGCGCGCGTGCTCGACGCGCTCGATCTCGCCGGGTTCGCGGGGGAGGTCGAGGTCGTCGCGACCTCGGCCAATCCCGGCCTCGCGGGCCTGCGCGAAAGGGTCGCCGCCCGGCCCCGCACGACGCTTGCGGTTGACCTCCCGGACCTCGCCGCGTTCTTCGCGCGGCACGATCTCCAGATCGGCGCGGGCGGCGGGGCAAGCTGGGAGAGGTGCTGCATCGGGGTGCCGACCCTGCTCGTCGTGATCGCTCCCAACCAGCTCGCCGTCGCGCCCCTGCTGGCCGAGGCGGGGATCGCCGAATTCGCGCCCGACCCGGCGCCCGCGGCGCTCGCGGAAAAGCTCGCCGGGCTGATCGCCGACTCGCCGCGCCGCGCCGCGCTGGCCGAAGCCTCGCGCCGCCTGGTCGACGGACGCGGGGCGGAGCGGGTCGCGCTCGCCCTGCTCGCCCCCACGCTTGCGGTCCGGGAGGCGCGGGCCGAGGATGCGTGCCTCCTGTTCGGCTGGCGCAACGCGCCCGCCAACCGGCGGCGGATGCGCGAACAGGGCGCCATCGCCTGGCCCGACCATGTCGCATGGCTCGACCGGGTTCTGGCCGACGCCGCGCGCCGGCTCTATGTCGGGGAGATCGGGGGACGGCCGGTGGGCGCGATCCGGTTCGACGACCTCGACAAGGACGGCTCTGAAGTCTCGCTCCATCTCGATCCGGCCTTCGCCGGGCTCGGGCTCGGCCCGCACCTCCTTGCCGCGGGGGAAACGGCGGCCGATCCCGACTGCGTCACCGCGGAGGTGCTGGCGGACAACGCCCCCTCGCAGGCGCTGTTCGAACGCGCCGGCTACCGCAGGCTCGGTCCCACCCGGTTCGAGAAACGCCGCCGACCCGCCGCCGGGAGGGCCACGGCATGA
- a CDS encoding methionyl-tRNA formyltransferase, producing MSAPEPVRIVLATHHPRNDPLEAALRAVAGYEVLRVREKGELTAAALAEFGAQWVFAPHWSHIIPESVFGAFPTVIFHMTDLPYGRGGSPLQNLIARGHGETMLTALRCEAGLDTGPVYLKRPLSLAGTAEEILRRASGLMLPMIRAIVDNALEPVAQTGEPTVFARRTPAMSALDEAQDAYDHIRMLDAEGYPHAFVETRRYTITFTNARRAGNGEVLAEARIKRRTPES from the coding sequence ATGAGCGCGCCGGAACCCGTCCGGATCGTCCTCGCCACGCATCATCCGCGCAACGACCCGCTCGAAGCGGCGCTGCGCGCGGTTGCGGGCTACGAGGTGCTCCGGGTGCGCGAAAAGGGCGAACTGACCGCCGCGGCGCTGGCGGAATTCGGGGCGCAATGGGTCTTTGCCCCGCACTGGTCGCACATCATTCCCGAAAGCGTGTTCGGTGCCTTCCCCACCGTCATCTTCCACATGACCGACCTGCCCTATGGCCGCGGCGGCAGCCCGCTGCAGAACCTGATCGCGCGCGGACACGGCGAAACCATGCTGACCGCGCTCAGGTGCGAGGCGGGGCTCGACACCGGGCCGGTCTATCTCAAGCGCCCGCTTTCGCTCGCGGGAACGGCGGAGGAGATCCTGCGCCGCGCGAGCGGGCTGATGCTGCCGATGATCCGGGCGATCGTCGACAACGCGCTCGAACCCGTGGCCCAGACGGGCGAGCCGACCGTCTTCGCCCGCCGCACTCCGGCGATGAGCGCGCTCGACGAGGCGCAGGACGCCTACGACCACATTCGGATGCTCGATGCCGAAGGCTATCCCCATGCCTTCGTCGAGACGCGGCGCTACACGATCACCTTCACGAACGCGCGGCGGGCCGGGAACGGAGAGGTCCTCGCCGAAGCGCGCATCAAGCGAAGGACGCCCGAATCATGA